One part of the Streptomyces lydicus genome encodes these proteins:
- a CDS encoding PTS-dependent dihydroxyacetone kinase phosphotransferase subunit DhaM yields the protein MSAADAAGASLVGVVLVSHSGPVADSVAALARGLAGADAGAPVASAGGTPDGGLGTSSELIAEAARSVDRGAGVALLVDLGSAVLTVKALIAEGDELPEGSRLVDAPFVEGAVAAVVTASTGADLDAVAAAAGEAYGYRKE from the coding sequence GTGAGCGCGGCGGACGCGGCCGGCGCGTCGCTGGTCGGGGTGGTGCTGGTGTCGCACAGCGGCCCGGTCGCCGACTCGGTGGCGGCGCTGGCGCGCGGGCTGGCCGGGGCGGACGCGGGGGCGCCGGTGGCGTCCGCGGGCGGCACGCCGGACGGTGGGCTGGGGACGAGTTCGGAGCTGATCGCCGAGGCGGCGCGGAGCGTGGACCGCGGCGCCGGGGTGGCGCTCCTGGTCGACCTGGGCAGCGCGGTGCTGACCGTCAAAGCGCTGATCGCCGAGGGCGACGAACTCCCGGAGGGCTCGCGGCTGGTGGACGCGCCGTTCGTGGAGGGGGCGGTGGCCGCGGTGGTGACCGCCTCGACGGGGGCGGATCTGGACGCGGTCGCGGCGGCTGCCGGGGAGGCGTACGGCTACCGGAAGGAGTGA
- the dhaL gene encoding dihydroxyacetone kinase subunit DhaL yields MSETALDAAFFVRWMTAAAAAVDREAERLTELDSAIGDADHGTNMQRGFAAVVKALTEGEAPATPGAVLTAAGRQLISSVGGAAGPLYGTLLRRAGKALGDAAQVSAEELRAGLSAGVDAVGQLGGSAPGDKTMLDALVPGVAALETSFEAAAAAAGDGAVATVPLQARKGRASYLGERSIGHEDPGAASSALLLAALAEVAA; encoded by the coding sequence GTGTCCGAAACGGCCCTGGATGCCGCGTTCTTCGTACGCTGGATGACGGCCGCGGCCGCCGCCGTCGACCGGGAGGCGGAGCGGCTCACCGAGCTCGACTCGGCCATCGGTGACGCCGACCACGGCACCAACATGCAGCGTGGCTTCGCGGCCGTGGTGAAGGCCCTGACCGAGGGCGAGGCCCCGGCGACGCCCGGCGCCGTGCTGACCGCGGCCGGGCGGCAGCTGATCTCAAGTGTGGGCGGAGCGGCCGGGCCGCTGTACGGGACGCTGCTGCGGCGGGCCGGGAAGGCGCTGGGCGACGCCGCGCAGGTGTCGGCGGAGGAGCTGCGGGCCGGGCTCAGCGCCGGGGTGGACGCGGTGGGCCAGCTCGGCGGTTCGGCGCCCGGTGACAAGACGATGCTCGACGCGCTGGTGCCGGGGGTGGCGGCCCTGGAGACCTCGTTCGAGGCGGCGGCCGCGGCGGCGGGGGACGGTGCGGTGGCGACCGTACCGCTGCAGGCCAGGAAGGGCAGGGCGAGCTACCTGGGCGAGCGCAGCATCGGGCACGAGGACCCGGGCGCGGCCTCGTCGGCGCTGCTGCTCGCGGCGCTCGCGGAGGTGGCGGCGTGA
- the dhaK gene encoding dihydroxyacetone kinase subunit DhaK: MKMLINVAETVVADALRGMAAAHPELVVDAENRVIVRRDAPVADKVALVSGGGSGHEPLHGGFVGPGMLDAACPGEVFTSPVPDQMVRAAAAVDSGKGVLFVVKNYTGDVLNFQMAAELAEDEGIQVASVLVNDDVAVNDSTFTAGRRGTGATLFVEKIAGAAAEEGMPLERVEALARQVVESSRSFGVALSACSTPAKGSPTFDLPAGELELGVGIHGEPGRERRAMMTSHEIADVAVDAVLEDLDPRLPVLVLVNGMGATPLLELYGFNAEVRRVLDERGVAVARTLVGNYVTSLDMAGASVTLCQVDGELLRLWDAPVETPGLRWGR, from the coding sequence ATGAAGATGCTGATCAACGTCGCCGAGACCGTGGTCGCCGACGCCTTGCGCGGGATGGCCGCGGCGCACCCGGAACTGGTGGTGGATGCCGAGAACCGGGTGATCGTACGGCGGGACGCGCCGGTGGCGGACAAGGTGGCGCTGGTGTCCGGGGGCGGGAGCGGGCACGAGCCGCTGCACGGGGGGTTCGTCGGGCCGGGGATGCTGGACGCGGCGTGCCCCGGGGAGGTGTTCACCTCGCCGGTGCCGGACCAGATGGTGCGGGCCGCGGCGGCCGTGGACAGCGGGAAGGGGGTGCTGTTCGTGGTGAAGAACTACACGGGCGACGTGCTGAACTTCCAGATGGCGGCGGAGCTGGCGGAGGACGAGGGCATCCAGGTCGCCAGTGTGCTGGTCAATGACGATGTGGCGGTGAACGACTCGACGTTCACGGCGGGGCGGCGCGGCACGGGGGCGACGCTGTTCGTGGAGAAGATCGCCGGGGCGGCGGCCGAGGAGGGGATGCCGCTGGAGCGGGTGGAGGCGCTGGCGCGACAGGTGGTGGAGTCCTCGCGCAGCTTCGGGGTGGCGCTCAGCGCCTGTTCGACGCCGGCGAAGGGCAGCCCGACGTTCGATCTTCCGGCCGGTGAGCTGGAGTTGGGGGTGGGGATCCACGGTGAGCCGGGGCGGGAGCGGCGCGCGATGATGACGTCGCACGAGATCGCGGACGTCGCGGTGGACGCGGTCCTGGAGGACCTGGATCCGCGGCTGCCGGTGCTGGTGCTGGTGAACGGCATGGGGGCCACGCCGCTGCTGGAGCTGTACGGGTTCAATGCGGAGGTGCGCCGGGTGCTGGACGAGCGGGGCGTGGCGGTGGCCCGTACGCTCGTCGGGAACTATGTGACGTCGCTGGACATGGCGGGCGCCTCGGTGACGCTGTGCCAGGTGGACGGGGAGCTGCTGCGGTTGTGGGACGCACCGGTGGAGACGCCCGGGCTCCGCTGGGGACGGTGA
- a CDS encoding PP2C family protein-serine/threonine phosphatase, whose translation MGVQRHFGGLWQPWQPSHALLVLPVALIAVITVIDLNVPADVHLGPLLVVAPALTASFAGPWRTGAIGLLAVMAQVYIGLHFGVLFTERNVMIQILALSVLSAMIVFFCVVRARRQQELAKVRSVAEAAQKALLRPLPHRIGPLHIASLYLAAEEEAEVGGDLYTATRTDSGTRLIIGDVRGKGLAAIGESALLLGAFRETAHRHPTLPELAAALDRSVCRYLTDFIESDRDIPEHFITALLLEIPHEEPAARMTDCGHPPPLLLSRHRVTTVPSLHPAPPLGMGGMSGAGPDRYTTDEIAFASGDMLLLYTDGVTEARDRNGAFYPLAQRVANWTSCDPESLLHHLRLDLLAHCHGHLDDDAALIAIRRTPAPQARHRLGTFRRADGIRH comes from the coding sequence GTGGGCGTCCAGCGGCACTTTGGCGGCCTGTGGCAGCCGTGGCAACCCAGTCATGCACTGCTGGTGCTGCCCGTTGCGCTCATCGCGGTGATCACGGTCATCGATCTCAACGTCCCCGCCGACGTCCATCTGGGCCCCCTGCTCGTCGTCGCCCCCGCGCTCACCGCCTCCTTCGCCGGCCCGTGGCGCACGGGGGCGATCGGGCTACTGGCGGTCATGGCGCAGGTGTACATCGGGCTGCACTTCGGGGTGCTCTTCACCGAGCGCAATGTGATGATCCAGATCCTCGCCCTGTCGGTGCTCTCGGCCATGATCGTGTTCTTCTGCGTGGTGCGGGCGCGGCGCCAGCAGGAGCTGGCGAAGGTGCGGTCGGTGGCCGAGGCGGCGCAGAAGGCGCTGCTGCGTCCGCTCCCCCACCGGATCGGCCCGCTGCACATCGCGTCGCTGTATCTGGCCGCCGAGGAGGAGGCCGAGGTCGGCGGCGACCTGTACACCGCGACGCGCACCGACAGCGGGACCCGTCTGATCATCGGGGACGTGCGCGGCAAGGGCCTGGCCGCCATCGGTGAGTCCGCCCTGCTGCTCGGCGCGTTCCGGGAAACGGCGCACCGGCACCCGACGCTGCCGGAACTCGCCGCCGCACTGGACCGCAGCGTGTGCCGCTACCTGACCGACTTCATCGAGTCCGACCGCGACATCCCGGAACACTTCATCACCGCGCTGCTGCTGGAGATCCCGCACGAGGAGCCGGCCGCCCGGATGACCGACTGCGGGCACCCCCCGCCCCTGCTCCTGAGCCGGCACCGGGTCACGACCGTCCCGAGCCTCCATCCGGCGCCTCCGCTCGGGATGGGCGGGATGAGCGGGGCCGGGCCGGACAGGTACACCACCGACGAGATCGCCTTCGCGTCCGGTGACATGCTCCTGCTGTACACCGACGGCGTCACCGAGGCCCGGGACCGCAACGGTGCCTTCTATCCGCTCGCGCAACGCGTCGCCAACTGGACGTCGTGCGATCCGGAGTCGCTCCTGCACCACCTCCGGCTGGACCTCCTCGCCCACTGCCACGGTCATCTCGACGACGATGCCGCCCTGATCGCGATCCGGCGCACACCGGCGCCGCAGGCCCGCCACCGCCTCGGGACCTTCCGGCGCGCGGACGGCATCCGCCACTGA
- a CDS encoding VOC family protein encodes MTEFPEGAPCWADAMFKDVEGAKSFYGEVLGWTFGEAAGEYGNYTQAYSDGKAVAAVVPPMPGGDDVPSAWCLYFASKDVRKTAEKIKEAGGTLLMEPMQVGTFGSMVLAREPSGAVLGVWQAGAHQGFEKVGEPGAYCWAEAFTRDPERADAFLTQVFPYSARKMEPGTDPDAQGIDFKVFSIGGPDNPVLGRMKMGDEFPKEIPSYIQVYFNVANCDDAVATTEKLGGRLHFGPMDSPFGRFAAVSDPQGAAFAVIDMSTTAGEMPRMTDA; translated from the coding sequence ATGACTGAATTCCCGGAAGGCGCCCCCTGCTGGGCGGACGCCATGTTCAAGGACGTCGAGGGCGCCAAGAGCTTCTACGGCGAGGTGCTCGGCTGGACCTTCGGTGAGGCGGCCGGCGAGTACGGCAACTACACACAGGCGTACTCCGACGGGAAGGCCGTCGCCGCCGTCGTCCCGCCGATGCCCGGCGGCGACGACGTACCGTCCGCCTGGTGCCTCTACTTCGCGTCCAAGGACGTGCGGAAGACCGCCGAGAAGATCAAGGAGGCGGGCGGCACCCTGCTCATGGAGCCGATGCAGGTCGGCACGTTCGGGTCGATGGTGCTCGCCAGAGAGCCCAGCGGCGCCGTCCTCGGCGTCTGGCAGGCGGGCGCTCACCAGGGGTTCGAGAAGGTGGGGGAGCCCGGCGCGTACTGCTGGGCCGAGGCGTTCACGCGTGACCCGGAGAGGGCCGACGCGTTCCTCACCCAGGTCTTCCCCTATTCCGCGCGGAAAATGGAGCCCGGCACGGATCCCGACGCCCAGGGCATCGACTTCAAGGTGTTCAGCATCGGCGGCCCCGACAATCCGGTGCTGGGCCGGATGAAGATGGGTGACGAGTTCCCGAAGGAGATCCCCTCCTACATCCAGGTCTACTTCAACGTCGCGAACTGCGACGACGCCGTCGCCACGACCGAGAAGCTCGGCGGCCGGCTGCATTTCGGCCCCATGGACAGCCCGTTCGGCCGGTTCGCCGCGGTCAGCGACCCGCAGGGCGCGGCGTTCGCGGTGATCGACATGAGTACGACGGCCGGCGAGATGCCACGGATGACCGACGCCTGA
- a CDS encoding DUF305 domain-containing protein, with translation MAFAKGMIPHHRQALEMAAAAATRAASPQVKEVAATIMKAQDPEITTLSGWLTAWGEPVPGKTSGRTTPA, from the coding sequence GTGGCGTTCGCCAAGGGCATGATCCCGCACCACCGGCAGGCGCTGGAGATGGCCGCTGCGGCCGCCACCCGCGCCGCGTCGCCGCAGGTCAAGGAGGTCGCCGCCACGATCATGAAGGCCCAGGACCCGGAGATCACCACGCTGTCCGGGTGGCTGACGGCCTGGGGCGAGCCGGTGCCCGGGAAGACGTCCGGGCGGACCACTCCGGCATGA
- a CDS encoding DUF6153 family protein yields the protein MGDTAHGHRAAGVTAHAHCAGAGDRGGSGHVPHADPACASAALDGPTVPPALTPSPLGPVRPRTRPARAGRTTPLPGPPLRRAPRPRPVRTTPLTWRSPRA from the coding sequence GTGGGCGACACGGCACACGGGCACCGGGCGGCCGGGGTCACCGCGCACGCGCACTGCGCCGGAGCCGGTGACCGCGGCGGCAGCGGGCACGTCCCTCACGCGGACCCGGCCTGTGCGTCCGCCGCCCTCGACGGGCCGACCGTCCCCCCTGCCCTGACGCCGTCCCCGCTCGGCCCCGTACGCCCCCGCACGCGGCCGGCGCGGGCGGGCCGCACAACTCCCCTTCCCGGCCCGCCGCTTCGCCGCGCGCCTCGGCCCCGGCCGGTGCGCACAACGCCGCTGACGTGGCGTTCGCCAAGGGCATGA